One Gossypium arboreum isolate Shixiya-1 chromosome 13, ASM2569848v2, whole genome shotgun sequence genomic window, atcataaataaaataaatgtttaaattaacttaaatttgataacattattaaatatttagattagtttaatattatttaattaaatatttaaattagtttaaatcaaaattttaaccaATTGAAggtaccttttttttttcaaaaatcacctTATATAATTATTTGAGCTAGAAGGGCAAAAACCATAAATTGACCAATAAATAACATATTAGTTATAAATTCTAAACCAGAAGAACTTTGAGAAAGCTCTGAGTCACAAAGTATAACACTGGCAACACAAACCAAAAATATCCATGTCTTTGATAACAAAAAAGTGATTCTAACTTCCAACAGAAATTAACATCAGAATCCCTTACAAAATAAACCAAAAAAGACATCAACCACTAGTTTTTTAAAACAAAACCCAAGTTTAGTTTTTTAATTCATTCTCCTAATTAACTCGTTGATGTAATTCTCACGGTTGCCGGCATCTCCACCTTCGACGTAATGGTTCCTCTTCTTCTTCAGACCACCCAATGGTGCCTTGAGCTTAAATGGCCAAAGGAAGTTGTTGGCTTCCTTGAAATGAGGTCCCACAGTCATTATCTCGTGGATGAGATCTTCAACACAAATGATGCCGAACTTGCCTAGTGCCTAAAAACAACAATTTGCGATAAAAAGCATGCTTAGTGTCATCGTTTCTGTTAGTATATGGCACACATCCAATCATGGATGCAAGGATATGTGACGATAAGTTCTACCAAAAACTATCCAAATACACTCACATCCAAAAACAATCCAACATGAAGTTGTGAATGCAAAAAAAGATACAAACCTGCTCAACAATTGCATTGTCGGTCAAGGCAACTCGCTGCTTGTTCAACTTTCCAAAACCTCTTTTGTAAACGAGTTCCCTAACACTCTTGAGATTCGGGTATCTAGAAGCATACGTTGTTTAGAAGTAAGATACGGCAAGTATATAAAAATACTAGGATAGAAAGAGAGGCTGCTGTTATACCCATAAGTCACATAAGGTTCAACAAGGTGAAGCATGTTCATTGTTGCCTTGTTCACTTTAAGAAAAACACCATTGAAAATCTGTATTTGATAAAAGAGCAAACACAACAATTCAGATTCAGGTTTTGTTATAAGAAAATTTAATTTCTGAATCCATTAACAACTGTAAGTTCATATCAAAATGTGCTAGTCTGACGGCAAGTTAGTAATTACAAGCAAGCACATTAAATTTGCGTCAACACAATCAAAATGAGAAATCATCCAAAGTATCAACCACTTCGAACTATACGAACATCGTAATCATGTTTAAATATCAAATCAAGACACGAGAAAAATGGGAAATTGATTCTCACAAACCATATTTCTCTAAAGTTCCGGTAAGTACCTGTCTCAAACGTAGGAGCTGCAAGATCTTTCTGGTCCTTGGGTGCATGGCATTGATACTGAAAACAAACATTCACATAACATGTTAATATTTAAAGTTTCGGTAAATAAAACCCAATGATAAAATGCCACAAGAAACACGTACCCGCGGATTCTAACAATGAACAAAAGCTTAGCTTCTGGATCAACATAGAATCCTCCTTTCAACTTTGCCTCCCGCTTCAATTGAATCAACTCTTTTTCCTAACAATTACCaaccacacacacaaaaaaaatgaTTCAGACACTTCAACGGTTTGATGGAACATATATTTACATAAATCCGAAACAGAACATCATGAATTCATAACATATATACCTGAGCCTCGTACTCCTTTGCATATTGCTTAGCCCTGTTGAAAATCAACTTCCGGTTCTCGACATTCTTCTTCTTGGCGGCTTCGAGCTCCTGCTTTTTGGCAAGCTCCCATTCTTCATTCCTCTTGTTCTTCTTCAACAGTGACTCAGGAACCAAAGCCTTTACTTCCTCACCCATTGCTACACACAAAAAAAGAAATCGCATTAGAAACCAAATTCCACATAATATCTAATAATTCCAAACAATAAAAAGCTCaaaacataaaccctaaactataatcaATAAATAGGTTCTCTTAATTTATCTTGTCAAGGAATGaaatcttatatatatatttatatgaacagATAAAACCTATTTCAACTAATAATGGAAATTGAGGGAGTGCCGAGTGATTTCATTAACTGATAAAGCAATATCAATGTAGAGAGTAATGAATAGTTAATAAGATTTTAAACATTGAATCCATGGAGGGTTTAGTGAGATAAATGGATCAACGCGAGTACCTGCGATGTGGAGTGTCGGATCTCAGCTGCGGCAGCTCAAGAGGATTTTAGGGTTTTTGCGTAAAATGCAACTAATATAAAGAGTTGCTGGTATTAGGGTTATTAAAAGTACTGTGCGAGGGACAAGCGGCGGCCATTTTTGGGCTGGGATTGAGCTTTTTGGGCTAAATAGGGGAAAAGGACAAGGATTTTATGCTATAGTCCAACTCAAAGTTTCTTCTTTAAAGCCCAATTGCTTTTGGCATctggtatatatataaatataagtgaAAGTATTGATGAGGTCCCTCTAATATGGGATCgaatcaaattagtccctatattattgaaaataattaaataaaaactaaattatcTTTTACGTTTGTGGTTCAGCTTTAAACAAAAGATCTCATCTCTGCActcataaaaaattttaaaatgttaactTCAATAATTTTCATCAAATACTCAAGCTATCATCAAAGTTGAAAGCATGGTTGCCCACAAATTCCAACTATGATGTAGGGCATGGGCTCAAACCGCAACTAAGTGCATCTCCACATTTCATTAGCAAGTAGTCGTGCACTGTGTATGGTTGGTCACGATGAGACACTCTTAATCCGTTGAATTTACTTCTTATTCAGACAGCCACAAGCACTCGGGCTATTTTCAAAATTAGGAGATAAAATCTCAATTGatgacgatttttaaatattttttaaacagTAAAATGAACTTTTAAAGTTTAATGGGTTGACCCTAAATCATGTTCAGacttgaaatttattttaaaactaagaTTGGCCCATAATCACGTCTACTTTTCACACATATGAAATTTAGTTCATTTAATCTTAAAAAAATAATTCCTATACTTATTtcgatttaataattaaaatcaatTGATAACATTGTCAAGAGATTTCGCTTAAATGTATTAcatgacattttaaaattaaaaaaaattatttatgtgACCAATATTACACGCATAGGAGGCAAACTAAGTAAATATAAATGCTGGCCTTGCGTTTTAAACTTTTCACTTCTAAATTTGGGATCAAAATGAGTGTACAATAACATTGAATATTTAGTAAAGTtgggtgactaaaataaaaacgATTGTTAATGGCATTGCTcaatttgtaatttatttatttatttttggagcctaaaatgaaaatttacgaAAGTTAAAGTAATTAATTCTGTAGTTTAACCTAAATCAAAAGAGCATATGGATTAAATTTTTGGAATTAAAACTAAAAAGACTAAATATTAAAGTTGCAAAGAGTACAGGGACTAGTAGCGAATTGCACCCAATcagattaaacaaaaaaaattgtgatTATTTTTCAATATCCATTTTTAACTAATCCAACGTCGTCACCAGCGCCGATATGTATGATTTTTAAATattcatttacttatttatttattttcaatcctGGAAACCAGCATGAGCTTCACTTTGCCGCGTTACTTCCTCAGATTCCATTTCAATTTCACTGCAAGAACCGAATCTACCAGAGCTAAAAACAACCATGGCTATCTATTCTTAGCTCCCAAGGCCAATACAACGAAATTTACCACAGCTTCCATCCCGGGAGACAAACCCCAGAAAGTAAACGAAACGTTTTTGCTGTACTTTTCATTGTTTTTTGTcagatttgtttttcttttattgggtttttcttaaagttttgatTTTTGATATTGAAAGCTAAGTGCGGAGGAGCTGTTGGTGGTTGTGGGTGGTGGAGCCGCCGGAGTTTATGGGGCAATTAGAGCTAAAACTGTTGCTTCCAATCTTAATGTTTTGGTCATTGAGAAAGGAAAGCTTTTATCAAAGGTTTTTAGTCTGTTTTAATGTCTTCTTTCTTTTGTGTGTGAAAATAGGGTGTAAATGAAATATAGGTACTTACATACTTCTCGGGTTTGTctcgaaaagaaactcgaattcTGATATTGTGATTATCTAGCTGAGCTGACCTGAGCTTGAGCAATCGGTTAAGCTGAATTCGAGCTTCGTAATATTCGACATGAACGGCTCGTAAGCCTTATTAAGCTTAGTAATTATTGAGTCGAACTCAAATATGCATGAGCTTAATCAAGCTTGAGTACGAAAATTGATAAAAGGAGCTTAACTGAGCTACTTGGCTCTATTATATCTCGAGTCGAGCTAGAGCTTAAAAGTAGATGTTCAATCGAGCTCAAGTTGAGTATCGAGCTCCGAGTTTCGAGTCGAGCTCAAGCTCGACTTAGCTCAATTACACCCATAGATAAAATgtgcaaaatttcagctattgaccTGTTTATGTTTGTTGGCAGGTTAAAATTTCTGGGGGTGGAAGGTGCAATGTCACCAATGGCCATTGTGCTGACAATTtagtaagatatatatatatgtatgtatgtatgtatattgtTTTTTATCAGTTGAGTGAGGAATTTGCAGGTTTAGATTCTAGACAGATTATTCTGTTCTGTAATAAATGATGAGATTAATTTAACCCCTTGAAAGGTTTTGGCAGATCATTATCCTAGAGGTAACAAAGAATTGAGAGGCTCTTTTTTCAACGTGCATGGCCCTACAGATACCATGTCTTGGTTTGTTGATAAAGGGGTGGATTTGAAGGTTATTACTTCTATTTTTCTTAAACTATTCGAGTTTGATATCGTGTTACATTAATATTTGGACCAAATATGAGAACGGAGGTATGCCCCTTTCTAAATACATGGAAAAAACTCGAAGAAAAATTGAATATGCCCATGTTGGATGCGTATCTGTATTGGAAAGTTGCTTGTCTTTCTCACATTTGTAATGTATATGTATTTGTCACAGACCGAGGATGACGGAAGAGTGTTTCCGGTCAGCAATAATTCTTCTTCGGTTATTGATTGTCTTTTATCCGAGGCAAAGTGTAGGGGAGGTATGTCTCTTTGCCTGCTAACCATAATAACAGGCTATCTTGTTCCTGTTTTTCATTTTTCTTGGAGTATCCATGTTCCGGCACATGTCTAGCCACGAGTAAAGGGCTATAACGCTCTAATGACCCTTACATATGCTGGTATCTGACACTCACATCTAAGTCCAAGTAACATAACATCTTATGGCATATTAAAGTAGCTGTATATGCTAAAACGGTACGTTTCCATGGACCAGTTTCTTTGCAAACCGGGAAGCTTGTGACCAGTGCATCAGCTAGCGCTAGTGGAAAATTCCTTCTCAAGATAGAGAAGCGTACACTCAAGTCTGTTGAACTTGTAGAAGCTGATTATTTGTTGATTGCTAGTGGAAGTAGCCAGCAGGTGTGGATCAATGGATGGATGGTTATTAACATGCTCATCGTAAAGC contains:
- the LOC108449939 gene encoding 60S ribosomal protein L7-4 — translated: MGEEVKALVPESLLKKNKRNEEWELAKKQELEAAKKKNVENRKLIFNRAKQYAKEYEAQEKELIQLKREAKLKGGFYVDPEAKLLFIVRIRGINAMHPRTRKILQLLRLRQIFNGVFLKVNKATMNMLHLVEPYVTYGYPNLKSVRELVYKRGFGKLNKQRVALTDNAIVEQALGKFGIICVEDLIHEIMTVGPHFKEANNFLWPFKLKAPLGGLKKKRNHYVEGGDAGNRENYINELIRRMN